A segment of the Deltaproteobacteria bacterium genome:
GCCGTTTTCCCTGGCCGTCTGTTTGACGGATTCGATGAATGCCGGTTCGTTGCACAGTTCGATGTCGACAATGTCGAGGCCGCCGGACGCGATAGCCGCGGTCACCAGTTCCAAACGCACTTTTTGGGGCAAGGCCTGCAACCCGCCTTCCGCATGGATCCGGCAGGTAAAAATAAGCGGTATGTTACCTATGGCGGCCTGCAGTTCTTTCAAGGCCGCAAGGCAGACGCTCACGTTCGAAACAGCGGCGAAGCCGTCAATACGCCATTCAAGCAGATCGGGGGCGAGTCGTTTCAATGACTCGGTTTGTTCCAAAAGTTCGGATGTCTCTCTGGCCACCAGCGGCAGGCAGACCAGGGGCTTCGGTCCGCCGATGACTTTATCTTTTACCGTTACCTTTATTTCACTTTGAAGCCTCATCATTGCCCCGATTCCAATCGAGTTGGCTCACCTATCCTTTCGGTCAGCAGGGGAACGATTTGAAACACGTCGCCGATAATGGAGATGATGTATTTCGATTGCGATATTCCCGCCATATGCTGAATAGATCCTGAAATTCCGCAGGCGATATATAAATCCGGTTTTACGTTTTTCCCGGCCTGGCCGACCTGGTGTTCCGACCCAATCCAGCCGGCCTCCACGGCAGCTCGTGTGGCCCCTACTTCTCCCCCCCGGTGCGCCGACAGGGCACTCGGGATCTCAACCCCCTTCCGGCCGTTCATCCCGTAGCCCCCGG
Coding sequences within it:
- the aroD gene encoding type I 3-dehydroquinate dehydratase — its product is MMRLQSEIKVTVKDKVIGGPKPLVCLPLVARETSELLEQTESLKRLAPDLLEWRIDGFAAVSNVSVCLAALKELQAAIGNIPLIFTCRIHAEGGLQALPQKVRLELVTAAIASGGLDIVDIELCNEPAFIESVKQTARENGSKLVLSYHNFTDTPEAGVIHDKLLQAQDAGADIAKVAVTPKNYADVLVLLSATYEARTGAVNVPIVTMSMGPEGGVTRVAGGLFGSDITFAVGKESSAPGQIPIEDLRKAMAVLYH